A window of the Scleropages formosus chromosome 5, fSclFor1.1, whole genome shotgun sequence genome harbors these coding sequences:
- the timm10 gene encoding mitochondrial import inner membrane translocase subunit Tim10 — protein sequence MDPLKAQQLAAELEVEMMADMYNRMTNACHRKCVPPHYKEAELSKGEAVCLDRCVAKYLELHERLGRKLTELSVQDEEMMRRAAGSTAS from the exons ATGGACCCTCTGAAAGCGCAGCAGTTGGCGGCGGAGCTCGAGGTGGAAATGATGGCAGATATGTATAATCG CATGACGAACGCGTGCCACCGCAAGTGCGTCCCCCCGCACTACAAGGAGGCGGAGCTGTCGAAGGGCGAAGCCGTGTGTCTGGACCGCTGCGTGGCCAAGTATCTGGAGCTGCACGAGCGCCTGGGGCGCAAACTGACCGAGCTCTCTGTTCAGGACGAGGAGATGATGCGGAGGGCGGCTGGGAGCACCGCTTCCTGA